A portion of the Bubalus kerabau isolate K-KA32 ecotype Philippines breed swamp buffalo chromosome 1, PCC_UOA_SB_1v2, whole genome shotgun sequence genome contains these proteins:
- the ADAT3 gene encoding LOW QUALITY PROTEIN: probable inactive tRNA-specific adenosine deaminase-like protein 3 (The sequence of the model RefSeq protein was modified relative to this genomic sequence to represent the inferred CDS: deleted 2 bases in 1 codon) yields MMPCSGLCLPQSAPLRMDPAPSIMELRRDSKAGSPEQEPPWQALPVLSEQQSGAVELVLAYAAPVLDKSQTSRLLKEVSAVHPLPAQPHLKRVRPSPDPGRPHSLEMLLCLAGPARDSRSLAELLPRPDVDTRGLGQPFLVPVPVRPPLTRSQFEEARTHWPTTFHEDRQVTRALAGCLFSAQERAAMQAHMERAVWAAQQAASRGLRAVGAVVVDPASGRVLATGHDCSSSASPLLHAAMVCIDLVARGQGCGAYNLAPHPACSFAPAVRAGSVHKLDEDEDGLPYVCTGYDLYITREPCAMCAMALVHSRVRRVFYGAPSPDGALGTRFRLHARPDLNHRFQAFRGILEAQCRRLDPDGLDTKA; encoded by the exons ATGATGCCCTGCTCCGGTCTCTGTCTCCCACAGTCA GCCCCACTGAGGATGGACCCCGCCCCGAGCATCATGGAGCTGCGCAGAGATTCAAAGGCCGGGAGTCCCGAGCAAGAACCGCCGTGGCAAGCCCTCCCGGTTCTGTCAGAGCAGCAGTCTGGGGCTGTGGAGCTGGTGCTGGCCTATGCTGCACCCGTCCTGGACAAGAGCCAGACCTCACGCCTCCTCAAGGAGGTGTCAGCAGTCCATCCGCTGCCCGCGCAGCCTCACCTCAAGAGGGTGCGGCCCAGCCCTGACCCCGGCCGCCCGCACTCGCTGGAAATGCTGCTGTGCCTGGCGGGGCCGGCCCGGGACTCGCGATCGCTGGCCGAGCTCCTCCCGCGGCCGGATGTGGACACCCGTGGCCTGGGGCAGCCCTTCCTGGTGCCTGTGCCTGTGCGGCCGCCCCTGACCAGGAGCCAGTTCGAGGAGGCGCGCACTCACTGGCCCACGACTTTTCATGAGGACAGGCAGGTGACCCGAGCCCTGGCTGGATGCCTCTTCTCGGCACAGGAGCGGGCTGCAATGCAGGCCCACATGGAGCGGGCCGTGTGGGCCGCACAGCAGGCAGCCTCGAGGGGCTTGAGGGCCGTGGGTGCGGTGGTGGTGGATCCGGCCTCAGGCCGCGTGCTGGCCACGGGCCACGACTGCAGCAGCAGCGCCAGCCCCCTGCTGCACGCTGCCATGGTGTGCATTGACCTGGTGGCGCGAGGCCAGGGCTGCGGTGCCTACAACCTGGCGCCCCACCCTGCCTGCTCCTTTGCGCCGGCTGTCCGCGCCGGCTCTGTGCACAAGCTGGACGAAGACGAGGACGGGCTGCCCTACGTGTGCACCGGCTACGACCTGTACATCACCCGCGAGCCCTGCGCCATGTGCGCCATGGCCCTGGTCCACTCTCGGGTGCGGCGTGTCTTTTATGGGGCGCCCTCGCCTGACGGCGCACTCGGCACCCGCTTCCGCCTGCATGCCCGGCCTGACCTCAACCACCGCTTCCAGGCCTTCCGCGGCATCCTGGAGGCCCAGTGCCGCCGACTGGACCCCGACGGGCTGGACACCAAGGCATAG
- the SCAMP4 gene encoding secretory carrier-associated membrane protein 4 isoform X1: MSGKENNFPPLPKFIPLKPCFYQNFSDEIPIEHQVLVKRIYRLWLFYCATLGVNLVACLAWWIAGGSGANFGLALLWLLLFSPCGYVCWFRPAYKAFRSDSSFNFMAFFFIFGAQFILTVIQAVGFSGWGACGWLAAIGFFQTSVGAAVVMLLPAIMFSMSAAMMAIMIMKVHSIYRGAGGSFQKAQTEWSTGTWRNPPSREAQFNNFSGNSLPEYPTVPSYPASGGQWP; encoded by the exons ATGTCAG GAAAGGAGAACAACTTCCCCCCGTTGCCCAAGTTCATCCCCCTGAAGCCCTGCTTCTACCAGAACTTCTCTGACGAAATCCCCATTGAGCACCAGGTCCTGGTGAAGAGGATCTACCGCCTGTGGCTGT tCTACTGTGCCACCCTGGGCGTCAACCTCGTTGCCTGCCTGGCCTGGTGGATTGCGGGTGGCTCAGGCGCTAACTTTGGCCTGGCTCTGCTCTGGCTGCTCCTCTTCTCGCCCTGCGGCTACGTGTGCTGGTTCCGGCCCGCCTACAAGGCCTTCCG ATCCGACAGCTCCTTCAACTTCATGGCGTTTTTCTTCATCTTCGGAGCCCAGTTCATCTTGACCGTCATCCAGGCCGTCGGGTTCTCGGGATGGGGCGCGTG TGGTTGGCTGGCAGCCATtggcttcttccagaccagcgtcgGGGCTGCTGTGGTCATGCTGCTCCCAGCTATCATGTTCTCCATGTCGGCTGCCATGATGGCTATCATGATCATGAAG GTGCACAGCATCTACCGAGGGGCTGGTGGGAGCTTCCAGAAGGCGCAGACGGAGTGGAGCACGGGCACCTGGAGGAACCCGCCGTCCAGGGAGGCCCAGTTCAACAACTTCTCGGGGAACAGCCTGCCCGAGTACCCCACCGTGCCCAGTTACCCGGCCAGTGGTGGCCAGTGGCCTTAG
- the SCAMP4 gene encoding secretory carrier-associated membrane protein 4 isoform X2 — MSGKENNFPPLPKFIPLKPCFYQNFSDEIPIEHQVLVKRIYRLWLFYCATLGVNLVACLAWWIAGGSGANFGLALLWLLLFSPCGYVCWFRPAYKAFRGWLAAIGFFQTSVGAAVVMLLPAIMFSMSAAMMAIMIMKVHSIYRGAGGSFQKAQTEWSTGTWRNPPSREAQFNNFSGNSLPEYPTVPSYPASGGQWP, encoded by the exons ATGTCAG GAAAGGAGAACAACTTCCCCCCGTTGCCCAAGTTCATCCCCCTGAAGCCCTGCTTCTACCAGAACTTCTCTGACGAAATCCCCATTGAGCACCAGGTCCTGGTGAAGAGGATCTACCGCCTGTGGCTGT tCTACTGTGCCACCCTGGGCGTCAACCTCGTTGCCTGCCTGGCCTGGTGGATTGCGGGTGGCTCAGGCGCTAACTTTGGCCTGGCTCTGCTCTGGCTGCTCCTCTTCTCGCCCTGCGGCTACGTGTGCTGGTTCCGGCCCGCCTACAAGGCCTTCCG TGGTTGGCTGGCAGCCATtggcttcttccagaccagcgtcgGGGCTGCTGTGGTCATGCTGCTCCCAGCTATCATGTTCTCCATGTCGGCTGCCATGATGGCTATCATGATCATGAAG GTGCACAGCATCTACCGAGGGGCTGGTGGGAGCTTCCAGAAGGCGCAGACGGAGTGGAGCACGGGCACCTGGAGGAACCCGCCGTCCAGGGAGGCCCAGTTCAACAACTTCTCGGGGAACAGCCTGCCCGAGTACCCCACCGTGCCCAGTTACCCGGCCAGTGGTGGCCAGTGGCCTTAG